One segment of Nostoc piscinale CENA21 DNA contains the following:
- the leuB gene encoding 3-isopropylmalate dehydrogenase, which translates to MTQNYRITLLPGDGIGPEIMAVAVDVLKVVGKKFDIEFAFQEALIGGAAIDATGEPLPAATLDTCRNSDSVLLAAIGGYKWDTLPSHQRPEAGLLGLRAGLGLFANLRPAQILPQLIDASTLKREVVEGVDIMVVRELTGGIYFGKPKGIFETETGEKRGLNTMVYSESEIERIGRVAFETARKRRGKLCSVDKANVLEVSQLWRDRITKLSAEYPDVELSHLYVDNAAMQLVRAPKQFDTIVTGNLFGDILSDAAAMLTGSIGMLPSASLGASGPGVYEPVHGSAPDIAGQDKANPLAQVLSAAMMLRYGLNQPQAADSIEKAVLQVLAQGDRTGDIMSPGMNLLGCQAMGNSLIQALEK; encoded by the coding sequence ATGACTCAAAACTACCGCATTACCTTACTTCCCGGCGATGGCATTGGCCCTGAAATTATGGCAGTGGCGGTAGATGTGCTGAAAGTCGTAGGGAAAAAATTTGATATTGAGTTTGCCTTCCAAGAAGCTTTAATTGGTGGTGCAGCCATTGACGCGACAGGCGAACCTCTACCAGCCGCTACCTTAGATACTTGTCGCAATAGTGATTCTGTATTACTCGCCGCTATTGGTGGTTATAAGTGGGATACTTTACCATCTCACCAGCGCCCAGAAGCAGGTTTGTTAGGACTCCGCGCGGGTTTGGGTTTATTTGCCAATTTACGCCCCGCCCAAATTTTGCCGCAGTTAATTGACGCTTCGACTTTGAAACGGGAAGTTGTGGAAGGCGTAGATATTATGGTGGTGCGAGAACTCACTGGTGGAATTTACTTTGGTAAACCCAAGGGAATTTTTGAAACCGAAACAGGTGAGAAACGCGGTTTGAATACAATGGTTTACAGTGAGTCGGAAATTGAGCGCATCGGGAGAGTTGCCTTTGAAACTGCCAGAAAAAGACGCGGTAAACTCTGTTCTGTAGATAAAGCCAACGTATTAGAAGTATCGCAGTTATGGCGCGATCGCATCACCAAACTGTCCGCCGAATATCCCGATGTCGAACTGTCTCACCTTTATGTTGATAACGCAGCGATGCAATTAGTCCGCGCTCCGAAACAATTCGATACGATTGTCACAGGTAATTTGTTTGGCGATATTCTCTCTGATGCGGCGGCGATGTTAACTGGCAGTATTGGGATGCTACCCTCTGCAAGTTTAGGTGCTTCTGGCCCTGGTGTATATGAACCAGTCCACGGTTCTGCACCCGATATTGCAGGACAAGATAAGGCGAATCCTTTAGCGCAGGTTTTGAGTGCCGCAATGATGTTACGCTACGGGTTAAATCAGCCACAAGCAGCAGATAGCATCGAAAAAGCTGTGTTGCAAGTTTTAGCACAAGGCGATCGCACAGGCGATATCATGTCACCAGGCATGAATCTTTTGGGTTGTCAGGCAATGGGGAATTCACTCATTCAGGCACTAGAGAAATAA